Proteins encoded by one window of Chrysiogenes arsenatis DSM 11915:
- a CDS encoding efflux RND transporter periplasmic adaptor subunit gives MTFSPRKALLSKIPATTLLAISLFSFAPSAISAEPPKPQGMPVEAITASTELLERHISAIGTIRSNESVVIVAEIPGRVTELPFREGEAIKAGQLLVRLDQSVLSAERDRASATLKLAEANLRRSEALLKDRATSAREKDEAFSQWQLGEANLRLAEAQLAKTQIHAPFSGVLGLRQVSVGRYLQPGQAVVSLDDISKVKVDFRVPEVLADKIGVGQTINVTVDALSGRSFSGKVYAIDPQVETAGRSIALRAQIDNNDGLLRPGMFARVSLLLTSNANAIMIPEEALVPEGNTHLVFRVVDGKVAVTPVKIGQRRQGGVEILEGIQAGDVIMTAGHLKVRPGADVMVLPAAAPKDGG, from the coding sequence ATGACGTTTTCTCCCCGTAAAGCCTTGCTTTCAAAAATCCCTGCGACAACATTGCTGGCGATTTCACTTTTTTCTTTTGCCCCTTCAGCCATCAGCGCGGAGCCACCTAAGCCCCAAGGAATGCCCGTTGAGGCCATTACCGCAAGCACCGAACTTCTTGAACGCCACATCAGCGCAATTGGCACCATCCGCTCCAATGAGTCGGTTGTCATTGTCGCCGAAATCCCGGGACGGGTGACCGAACTCCCTTTTCGCGAAGGTGAAGCAATAAAAGCAGGTCAACTGCTGGTTCGTTTAGATCAGTCTGTGCTCAGTGCCGAACGGGATCGCGCATCCGCCACCCTCAAACTGGCGGAAGCCAACCTGCGCCGCTCCGAAGCACTCTTAAAAGACCGAGCGACTTCTGCTCGCGAAAAAGACGAAGCGTTTTCGCAGTGGCAACTGGGCGAAGCCAATCTGCGGCTTGCCGAAGCACAACTGGCGAAAACACAAATCCACGCCCCGTTCAGTGGCGTGCTTGGATTGCGCCAAGTCAGCGTAGGCAGATACCTTCAGCCCGGACAAGCCGTTGTATCGCTGGATGATATCAGCAAAGTTAAAGTGGATTTCCGTGTCCCTGAAGTGCTCGCCGATAAAATTGGTGTAGGGCAAACGATTAACGTTACCGTTGACGCCCTTTCTGGACGCTCATTCAGCGGCAAAGTGTACGCCATTGATCCGCAGGTAGAAACTGCTGGGCGCAGCATTGCGCTTCGTGCTCAAATTGACAATAACGATGGCCTGTTGCGCCCCGGAATGTTTGCCCGCGTGTCGCTGCTCCTGACGTCCAATGCCAACGCCATCATGATTCCCGAAGAAGCGCTGGTTCCTGAAGGAAACACCCACTTAGTGTTCCGCGTTGTTGACGGCAAGGTCGCCGTCACTCCCGTCAAAATCGGACAACGTCGTCAAGGTGGCGTTGAAATACTGGAAGGGATTCAAGCGGGCGATGTTATTATGACTGCTGGCCACTTGAAAGTGCGACCAGGAGCCGACGTAATGGTGCTTCCTGCTGCTGCGCCAAAAGACGGGGGATAA
- a CDS encoding efflux RND transporter permease subunit has product MVLSDISIQRPVLATVMSLVLILVGIISYDRLSVREYPKIDEPTVNVDTTYQGASAEIIETQITKTLEESLAGIEGIDIMTSMSRPERSQITVKFKLTRDPDEAANDVRDRVSRVRAMLPDEIKEPVISKVEADAQPTIYLAFSSANHTPLEITDYADRYVKDRLQNINGVSNVMIFGDRRYSMRLWLDRDRLAAYQLTVQDVEQALRLQNVEIPSGRIESTMREFTVLSETDLKTPEEFEAIILRSADGYPVRFGDVGRAELGAASERTVVRFKGNAAVALGVVRQATANPLDISDEVRAMIPVIEASLPEGMKVNIAYDSSIFIDRSIKNVFTTIIEAVVLVILVIFFFLRSFRATLIPLVTIPVSLIGSLGIMYAFGFSINTLTLLAMVLAIGLVVDDAIVMLENIHRHIESGMKPIQAAFKGSREIAFAILAMTLTLAAVYAPIGFMEGRTGRLFGEFALTLAGAVIISGFVALTLSPMMCSRLLRHEKKHSTFYNVIEGFMVGMTNGYRRILNITLRANVVVMLAALAVGASSWWFFSVLKSELAPLEDRGTIVSVGIAPEGATVGFTDKYARQMEQVFASVPEIERYFVVTGFPVVSQIISFSGLTDWDVRERKQQAIVQEIQPRLFGGIPGIMSFAINPPSLGQNARSQPIQFVIQTSASYEELQKMVDSVMVEARQWPGFINLDTDLKLNKPQISVQVDREKALESGVEVATIGRTLESMMGGRQVTRFKRDGKQYDVIVQMEESDRVTPDDLNSVFVRTNSGNMLQLANLVTIQETVAPRELNHFNQLRAAKITANLAPGFVLSDALNQLEGIAGRVLPGNAIVDYDGPSREFKESSASLYITFLLALGFIYLVLAAQFESFIDPFIIMLSVPLSIVGALLALWLTGNTLNVYSQIGLVTLIGLITKHGILIVEFSNQLRQDGKEKLEAVIEAASLRLRPILMTTGAMVLGTVPLAFAAGAGAESRQAIGWVIVGGMSFGTILTLFVVPTAYMLLSRKRRIVAYEGNQVELGRGVN; this is encoded by the coding sequence GTGGTACTTTCTGACATATCTATCCAGCGCCCAGTACTTGCAACAGTCATGAGCTTAGTGCTGATTCTCGTCGGGATTATCAGTTACGACCGCCTTTCTGTGCGCGAGTATCCAAAAATTGACGAACCGACCGTCAATGTCGACACCACCTATCAGGGTGCCTCAGCAGAAATTATCGAAACACAGATCACCAAAACACTTGAAGAGAGCTTGGCAGGCATTGAAGGAATTGACATCATGACCTCCATGTCACGCCCAGAGCGGAGTCAGATTACCGTTAAGTTTAAACTGACGCGCGACCCAGACGAAGCGGCCAACGACGTGCGTGACCGCGTTTCCCGCGTCCGCGCCATGCTCCCCGACGAAATTAAGGAGCCGGTAATCAGTAAAGTGGAAGCCGATGCGCAACCAACCATATATCTGGCGTTCTCTTCGGCCAACCATACCCCGCTGGAAATCACCGACTATGCGGATCGCTATGTCAAAGACCGCTTGCAAAACATCAATGGTGTTTCCAACGTCATGATCTTTGGCGACCGACGCTACTCCATGCGCCTGTGGCTTGATCGCGACCGTTTGGCCGCTTACCAGCTGACAGTACAGGATGTCGAACAAGCGCTGCGGCTGCAAAACGTAGAGATTCCTTCGGGACGGATTGAATCCACCATGCGCGAATTTACCGTGCTTTCTGAAACCGATTTAAAAACGCCGGAAGAGTTTGAGGCGATTATTCTACGCAGTGCGGATGGATACCCTGTGCGCTTTGGTGATGTCGGACGGGCGGAACTTGGTGCGGCCAGCGAGCGCACAGTCGTCCGTTTTAAAGGCAATGCGGCGGTTGCACTCGGCGTGGTGCGTCAGGCAACGGCCAACCCGCTTGATATTTCGGATGAAGTGCGCGCCATGATTCCTGTTATCGAAGCCTCGCTACCAGAGGGGATGAAGGTCAACATTGCGTATGACAGTTCGATCTTTATTGATCGCTCTATCAAAAATGTTTTTACAACGATCATCGAAGCTGTTGTCTTGGTTATATTGGTTATTTTCTTCTTCCTGCGCAGCTTCCGCGCGACCTTAATTCCGCTGGTCACGATTCCCGTTTCGCTGATTGGCTCATTGGGAATTATGTACGCGTTCGGGTTCAGTATTAACACGCTAACCCTGCTGGCGATGGTGCTCGCGATTGGTCTTGTCGTTGACGATGCCATCGTTATGCTGGAAAACATACATCGCCATATCGAATCTGGTATGAAGCCAATCCAGGCGGCTTTTAAAGGAAGTCGGGAAATTGCTTTTGCGATCCTCGCTATGACGCTCACACTTGCCGCAGTGTATGCTCCAATCGGGTTTATGGAAGGGCGTACGGGGCGGCTCTTTGGAGAGTTTGCGTTGACACTCGCAGGTGCGGTAATCATTTCGGGGTTTGTCGCGTTGACACTTTCACCGATGATGTGTTCGCGCCTTTTGCGTCACGAAAAGAAGCACTCAACATTTTACAACGTCATCGAAGGTTTTATGGTTGGCATGACCAATGGTTATCGCCGTATTTTGAATATCACGTTACGCGCGAATGTCGTTGTTATGCTGGCGGCCTTAGCGGTTGGAGCTTCGTCTTGGTGGTTCTTTAGCGTGCTCAAGTCGGAACTTGCGCCGCTGGAAGATCGCGGAACAATTGTCAGCGTAGGGATTGCACCAGAAGGGGCAACGGTTGGCTTTACTGACAAATACGCTCGACAGATGGAACAGGTGTTCGCTTCAGTTCCCGAAATTGAACGCTACTTTGTGGTGACGGGCTTTCCGGTTGTTTCGCAGATCATTTCGTTTTCTGGTTTAACTGACTGGGATGTGCGGGAACGCAAACAGCAGGCGATTGTACAGGAGATCCAACCGCGCCTATTCGGTGGCATTCCCGGCATTATGTCGTTTGCCATCAATCCACCATCGCTCGGGCAAAATGCCCGTTCGCAGCCGATCCAGTTTGTTATTCAAACGTCGGCGTCGTATGAGGAATTGCAAAAAATGGTTGATTCTGTGATGGTCGAAGCCCGTCAGTGGCCGGGCTTCATTAACCTTGATACGGATCTAAAGCTGAATAAACCACAGATTTCGGTGCAAGTGGATCGCGAAAAAGCACTCGAAAGTGGCGTTGAAGTTGCTACCATCGGACGGACGCTCGAATCCATGATGGGTGGACGGCAAGTGACCCGCTTTAAGCGCGACGGCAAGCAATACGACGTTATTGTGCAAATGGAAGAGTCTGACCGCGTCACGCCTGATGACCTGAACAGTGTCTTTGTCCGCACAAATTCCGGCAATATGCTCCAACTAGCCAACCTTGTCACCATACAGGAGACAGTGGCACCTAGAGAACTCAACCACTTTAACCAATTGCGAGCTGCCAAAATCACAGCCAACCTCGCGCCGGGCTTTGTTCTTTCTGATGCCTTAAACCAGCTCGAAGGGATTGCCGGACGGGTGCTGCCGGGCAATGCCATTGTCGACTACGACGGTCCTTCGCGCGAATTTAAAGAGAGTAGTGCCAGCCTCTACATTACGTTCCTTTTGGCGCTCGGATTCATCTATCTGGTTTTGGCGGCACAGTTTGAAAGCTTTATTGACCCGTTTATCATCATGCTTTCCGTTCCGCTCAGTATCGTTGGCGCGCTGCTGGCACTCTGGTTGACGGGCAATACACTCAATGTGTACAGCCAGATCGGCTTAGTAACGCTGATCGGCCTGATCACGAAGCACGGAATTTTGATCGTCGAATTTTCGAATCAACTGCGGCAAGATGGCAAAGAGAAGCTCGAAGCAGTGATCGAAGCAGCATCGCTGCGCTTACGTCCTATTTTAATGACCACGGGTGCGATGGTGCTCGGCACCGTGCCACTGGCGTTTGCCGCGGGTGCGGGCGCGGAAAGCCGCCAGGCGATTGGCTGGGTTATCGTTGGCGGGATGAGCTTTGGGACGATTCTTACCCTCTTCGTGGTACCAACCGCGTACATGCTCCTCTCGCGAAAAAGACGTATTGTGGCGTATGAAGGCAACCAAGTCGAACTTGGCCGTGGGGTGAATTAA
- a CDS encoding efflux transporter outer membrane subunit, translated as MYFKKNLTLWRPISLTLLIAVLGGCATLGPDYQRPDTVSTPEYSENSRWKAAVPAEALPKGAWWEMYRDNTLNELQLQARNANQEIQGALARLEQARAAARIAGSDQWPRLDFDPSARRSRSSDALSPSGNGTMGTVINVPFDMSYEIDLWGKVRRSAEAATALYQASAADVENLFLSVHAEVARNYFVLRGLDAEVELLERTTALREQNLQLVESRYRNGQSARLDVARAETELASARAEVEAVRRQRAQIEHSLAVLTGNVASSSRLAGQASLPAAPVIAAGLPSELLERRPDVAAAERRLMAANARIGVAKAAFFPSIRLTGSAGYSSDELNGLFDWGNRVWALGPSVTLPIFNAGRNSANLEQTEAAYTEAVANYRQSVLVAFRDVEDALSNRAFLDRQHAAQQEALRAAQEAATLSAHRYQAGQISYLEVIDSERTALAHERAVTQIRAQQLQASVALVKALGGGWEK; from the coding sequence ATGTATTTCAAAAAAAATCTCACGCTGTGGCGTCCCATTTCTTTGACGCTCCTGATAGCCGTTCTGGGCGGATGCGCGACATTGGGGCCAGACTATCAACGTCCAGATACCGTCAGCACACCGGAATATTCCGAAAACAGCCGTTGGAAAGCGGCAGTCCCCGCCGAAGCGCTCCCCAAGGGGGCGTGGTGGGAAATGTATCGCGATAACACGCTCAATGAGCTGCAACTCCAAGCGCGTAACGCAAATCAGGAAATTCAGGGAGCGCTGGCGCGGCTGGAGCAGGCACGTGCTGCAGCGCGCATTGCTGGCAGTGACCAATGGCCGCGCCTTGATTTTGACCCATCGGCGCGGCGCAGCCGTAGTTCCGATGCCCTTTCGCCATCAGGCAATGGAACGATGGGCACCGTTATCAATGTGCCGTTTGATATGAGCTACGAAATTGACCTCTGGGGCAAAGTGCGCCGCAGTGCCGAAGCAGCCACGGCGCTCTATCAGGCGAGTGCCGCCGATGTGGAAAATCTTTTTCTTTCGGTACATGCCGAAGTCGCACGCAACTACTTTGTCTTGCGTGGACTGGATGCCGAAGTTGAGCTTCTGGAACGGACGACAGCACTGCGCGAGCAGAATCTGCAATTGGTTGAAAGTCGATATCGCAATGGGCAGAGTGCACGACTCGACGTCGCGCGCGCGGAAACCGAGTTGGCATCAGCACGTGCCGAAGTCGAAGCGGTTCGCCGACAGCGGGCGCAAATCGAACACTCCTTGGCGGTTTTGACTGGCAACGTAGCAAGTTCGTCGCGTCTTGCTGGGCAGGCATCATTGCCAGCCGCTCCAGTAATAGCGGCCGGATTACCATCGGAACTGTTGGAACGTCGCCCTGATGTAGCTGCCGCCGAAAGACGGTTAATGGCGGCGAATGCCCGCATTGGCGTAGCGAAAGCAGCGTTTTTCCCTTCGATCCGCTTAACCGGCAGTGCCGGATATAGCAGCGATGAACTCAACGGATTGTTTGACTGGGGCAACCGCGTCTGGGCACTTGGACCATCCGTAACATTGCCAATTTTTAACGCCGGTCGCAACAGCGCCAATCTTGAACAAACTGAAGCGGCGTACACCGAAGCGGTAGCCAACTATCGCCAAAGCGTGCTCGTTGCCTTTCGCGATGTTGAAGACGCACTCTCAAACCGTGCCTTTCTGGATCGCCAACACGCCGCGCAGCAAGAAGCACTCCGCGCCGCACAGGAAGCCGCAACCCTATCGGCACACCGCTATCAGGCAGGACAAATCAGCTATCTGGAAGTCATCGACAGCGAACGGACAGCGCTGGCGCACGAGCGAGCGGTCACGCAGATTCGGGCACAACAGTTGCAAGCGAGTGTCGCGCTGGTGAAAGCACTTGGTGGAGGATGGGAAAAATAA
- a CDS encoding CopG family ribbon-helix-helix protein, which produces MVAATKSVSLKLDNEIRERLTHIAEVKKRTAHWLMREAIKQYVEREEQQEAFRQATIHSWEEYQRTGEHITGEEAIAWLETWGETSEQQAPKCHN; this is translated from the coding sequence ATGGTAGCGGCAACTAAAAGCGTATCATTAAAACTAGACAACGAAATACGTGAACGACTTACGCACATTGCTGAAGTAAAAAAACGCACAGCCCACTGGTTAATGCGCGAGGCTATTAAGCAGTATGTAGAGCGAGAAGAACAACAAGAGGCGTTTCGCCAGGCAACTATTCATTCCTGGGAGGAATACCAACGAACCGGCGAACACATCACAGGTGAAGAAGCAATTGCTTGGCTTGAAACATGGGGAGAAACATCAGAGCAACAGGCACCTAAATGCCACAATTAA
- a CDS encoding type II toxin-antitoxin system RelE/ParE family toxin has product MPQLILTANAVRDLENHREYIREHNAAAAKRLAHEIIGSLKSIAQHPYVGRCIDEMPLEYRQWVIEYGKTGFIASYRVEQNAVVVLSIKHQKQEIQLPSGN; this is encoded by the coding sequence ATGCCACAATTAATTCTCACAGCGAATGCAGTACGTGACTTAGAGAATCACCGCGAATACATTCGCGAACACAATGCAGCAGCAGCGAAGCGATTAGCCCACGAGATTATTGGATCACTGAAAAGCATCGCACAACATCCGTATGTCGGACGCTGCATAGATGAAATGCCACTAGAATATAGGCAGTGGGTCATCGAGTATGGTAAAACAGGTTTTATTGCAAGTTATCGCGTTGAGCAAAACGCAGTAGTTGTTTTATCGATTAAACACCAAAAGCAAGAGATTCAGTTGCCTTCGGGCAACTGA
- the can gene encoding carbonate dehydratase gives MDVLQNLFENNRRWAGRIKRDNPDFFRTLSNQQNPHYLWIGCSDSRIPANEIVGLMPGELFVHRNVANIVHHSDINCLSVLQYAVEVLKVEHVIVCGHYNCGGVNAAMTNAQYGLIDHWLRPIKSIYMKYRTELEAIENLRERQDRLCELNVIEQVANVCHTSIVQNAWERKQPLHVHGWLYHVEDGLIVDHNVTVSALDQIDSVFHLTQIKLP, from the coding sequence ATGGATGTTCTGCAGAATTTATTTGAGAATAACCGTCGGTGGGCAGGAAGAATCAAACGCGATAACCCGGATTTCTTTCGGACGCTTTCTAATCAACAAAATCCACACTACCTTTGGATAGGCTGTTCCGATAGTCGTATTCCAGCAAACGAAATTGTTGGCCTGATGCCAGGCGAACTGTTCGTGCACCGCAATGTGGCCAATATCGTGCACCATTCGGACATCAACTGTTTATCGGTGCTGCAATATGCTGTCGAGGTGCTCAAGGTGGAGCATGTGATTGTGTGTGGTCACTACAATTGCGGTGGTGTAAATGCCGCGATGACCAATGCGCAATATGGTTTAATTGATCACTGGCTCCGCCCAATCAAATCAATTTACATGAAATATCGCACCGAACTTGAGGCGATAGAAAATCTTCGCGAACGCCAAGACCGCCTCTGTGAACTCAACGTTATTGAACAAGTGGCGAATGTCTGCCACACAAGCATTGTGCAGAATGCGTGGGAGCGCAAGCAGCCGCTCCATGTGCATGGTTGGCTCTATCACGTTGAAGATGGTCTGATTGTCGATCACAATGTAACTGTTTCTGCACTTGATCAGATTGATAGCGTATTTCATTTGACGCAGATAAAACTTCCCTAA
- a CDS encoding M48 family metalloprotease: MMTLSRRRFLHVSAGTLAAGALTGCATNPVTGKSEFLLLSPAQEVNIDRENAPHQFSADYGAVQDKALAAYIAGVGTAMTPITHRPEMPYSFTCVNATYINAYAFPGGTVGITRGILLKMENEAELGALIGHELGHVASRHTAQRMSRSMLANLAVAGLSIAIQDGRTRELVGGLGAIGAGVLLASYSRDQEREADSLGLEYSTRSGYSPEGFIDLMSMLNDLSGSSDRSQIDLLFSTHPMSRERYDTAVAEVRTGRYDRTRPIHRERYMDNIKSLRTMAPAIEAMQHGDREMAAKKLDAAQEQYARAVKLAPTDYTARMLLAKCYYAQKKSTEATVQVKRAVELYPNEPQGHNLLGFIAMNNKQYEQALESFSTYEKLLPGNPNTIFFQGYSYEGMNRRTEAAQKYRDYLQKGGSGEYGQHAQNRLAQWRL, encoded by the coding sequence ATGATGACTCTTTCACGCCGCCGCTTTCTGCATGTTTCCGCTGGCACATTGGCTGCCGGAGCACTGACGGGTTGTGCCACAAACCCCGTGACGGGCAAAAGTGAATTTTTGCTCCTTTCTCCCGCGCAAGAAGTGAATATTGATCGCGAAAACGCTCCGCACCAGTTTTCTGCCGATTATGGTGCCGTGCAAGATAAAGCGTTGGCAGCCTACATTGCGGGGGTTGGCACCGCGATGACTCCGATCACGCACCGTCCCGAAATGCCGTACAGCTTTACGTGTGTCAACGCTACCTATATCAATGCGTACGCGTTTCCTGGCGGAACCGTTGGAATCACTCGCGGTATTTTGCTGAAAATGGAAAATGAAGCAGAATTGGGTGCGCTGATCGGCCATGAGCTTGGTCATGTTGCTTCGCGCCATACCGCACAACGGATGAGCCGCAGCATGCTCGCCAATTTAGCCGTTGCTGGACTTTCCATCGCCATTCAGGATGGTCGCACACGTGAACTGGTGGGCGGACTCGGTGCGATCGGCGCAGGGGTATTACTGGCGAGCTATAGTCGCGATCAGGAGCGCGAAGCTGATTCGCTTGGTCTAGAATATTCCACGCGCAGTGGGTATAGTCCAGAAGGGTTTATCGACCTGATGTCCATGTTAAATGACCTTTCTGGCAGCTCCGACCGTTCACAAATAGATCTCCTTTTTTCGACGCACCCCATGAGCCGTGAGCGATATGATACCGCCGTGGCAGAGGTGCGCACGGGGCGGTATGACCGCACGCGTCCGATTCATCGTGAGCGCTATATGGATAACATAAAATCTCTACGTACAATGGCTCCAGCCATTGAAGCTATGCAGCATGGTGACCGCGAAATGGCGGCCAAAAAACTCGATGCGGCACAGGAGCAGTATGCACGTGCGGTGAAGCTGGCGCCAACGGACTACACGGCACGCATGTTACTGGCGAAATGTTATTACGCACAAAAAAAATCAACCGAAGCAACGGTACAGGTCAAACGAGCCGTTGAACTCTACCCCAATGAACCGCAGGGACATAACCTGCTTGGCTTTATCGCCATGAACAATAAGCAATACGAACAGGCACTTGAGAGCTTTAGCACGTATGAAAAACTCCTTCCGGGCAATCCCAACACAATATTCTTTCAGGGCTATTCGTATGAAGGGATGAATCGCCGCACTGAAGCCGCTCAAAAATATCGCGACTACCTGCAAAAAGGCGGCAGCGGCGAGTATGGGCAGCATGCGCAAAATCGTTTGGCGCAGTGGAGACTGTAA
- a CDS encoding class II fructose-bisphosphate aldolase → MPVSYKTLGLQNTRKMFQDAMAGKYAIPAYNFNNLEQLQAIVLGCIDSRSPVILQVSKGAREYANATLLRCMAMGAVEITKEAGVEIPIALHLDHGDSYELCVSCIETGFSSVMIDGSHLPFEENMELTRRVVEYAHKHDVTVEGELGVLAGIEDEVSHAVSHYTKPEEVETFVKNTGVDSLAISIGTSHGAFKFKPNEPIPPLRFDILEEIERRIPGFPIVLHGASSVMPEYVDMINHYGGDLIGAVGVPEEQLRRAAASAVCKINIDSDGRLAFTAKIREALIKDPKNFDPRKYLAKAREALRSVIVHKNENVLGSANRI, encoded by the coding sequence ATGCCAGTGAGCTACAAAACACTTGGGCTTCAGAACACGCGGAAAATGTTTCAGGATGCTATGGCAGGAAAATATGCCATACCAGCCTATAACTTCAACAATTTAGAGCAGTTGCAAGCTATTGTACTGGGCTGTATCGATTCGCGCTCGCCGGTTATTCTTCAGGTTTCAAAAGGGGCGAGAGAGTACGCCAACGCAACGCTTCTGCGCTGCATGGCGATGGGCGCAGTCGAAATTACCAAGGAGGCAGGCGTCGAAATCCCAATTGCACTCCACCTTGATCATGGTGACTCGTACGAGCTCTGTGTTAGCTGTATTGAAACAGGATTTTCCAGCGTTATGATCGATGGTTCGCACTTGCCGTTTGAAGAAAATATGGAATTAACGCGTCGCGTGGTGGAATACGCCCACAAGCATGACGTGACGGTTGAAGGGGAGCTTGGCGTCCTCGCGGGGATTGAAGATGAGGTTTCCCATGCGGTAAGTCATTACACAAAACCAGAAGAAGTCGAAACATTTGTGAAAAATACTGGCGTTGACTCGTTGGCTATTTCGATTGGCACCAGCCATGGAGCTTTCAAGTTTAAGCCCAATGAGCCTATCCCTCCATTACGTTTTGATATTCTGGAAGAGATTGAACGGCGCATCCCTGGTTTCCCGATTGTGTTGCATGGCGCCAGCTCCGTCATGCCGGAATATGTCGATATGATCAACCATTATGGTGGCGACCTTATCGGCGCGGTTGGCGTGCCCGAAGAACAACTGCGCCGCGCAGCGGCTTCGGCTGTTTGTAAGATTAACATCGACTCTGATGGCCGTTTGGCCTTCACCGCGAAAATACGCGAGGCGCTCATTAAAGATCCGAAAAATTTTGATCCGCGCAAATACCTTGCAAAAGCCAGAGAAGCCCTGAGAAGTGTCATCGTCCATAAGAATGAAAATGTCCTCGGCTCAGCAAATCGAATTTGA
- the trxA gene encoding thioredoxin encodes MAAENVLEFTDANFEVDVLGADVPVLVDFWATWCAPCRMLAPTIDGLAADFAGKAKVGKVNVDENSTISAKYGIRSIPTMMIFKGGQMVDQAVGVQSKEALAALITKHI; translated from the coding sequence ATGGCCGCGGAGAATGTTCTCGAATTTACCGATGCTAATTTTGAAGTAGATGTTCTTGGTGCAGATGTGCCCGTGCTAGTTGATTTCTGGGCAACATGGTGTGCGCCATGCCGGATGCTCGCTCCAACGATTGACGGCCTCGCCGCCGATTTTGCAGGCAAAGCGAAAGTCGGCAAAGTCAACGTTGACGAAAATAGTACCATAAGCGCCAAGTATGGGATCCGCAGCATCCCGACCATGATGATCTTCAAGGGTGGGCAAATGGTTGATCAAGCGGTTGGCGTCCAGTCAAAAGAAGCGCTAGCAGCATTAATCACGAAGCATATTTGA
- a CDS encoding prepilin peptidase yields the protein MSQETLFLIITLTLLGAALGSFLMAAFYRIPRGISLWWPPSRCPACDASIPPWLNIPVFGYLFAKGKCRSCSVPIPCRYPLFELAVAAAYGMLAWQFWSNSDLLIRAAIFLFFLLACAGVDLFVALDDEENEGIIPDIFSLGGLVVGLGLAWWQGRLGIAIPAALVGGGVLLAIYLFYLYVRRIEALGLGDVKMMAMIGAFSDIPTVFLSIFGGSVLGLVAAGLYMLKLRTFSLQLKIPFGPFLAAGAIIGLLQWQ from the coding sequence ATGAGCCAAGAGACACTTTTTCTCATTATAACCCTCACGCTTCTCGGCGCAGCGCTGGGGAGTTTTTTGATGGCGGCCTTCTACCGTATCCCGCGCGGAATCAGCTTGTGGTGGCCACCTTCGCGCTGTCCAGCTTGTGATGCCTCCATTCCACCATGGTTGAATATTCCTGTTTTCGGATACCTCTTTGCTAAAGGAAAATGCCGCTCTTGTAGCGTGCCAATCCCCTGTCGATACCCACTGTTCGAACTTGCCGTTGCTGCCGCCTATGGCATGCTGGCATGGCAGTTTTGGAGTAACTCTGACCTTCTGATTCGCGCTGCTATTTTTCTTTTCTTTCTCCTTGCGTGTGCCGGCGTTGATCTTTTTGTCGCACTTGATGATGAAGAAAACGAAGGCATCATCCCTGACATTTTCAGCCTTGGCGGTCTCGTCGTCGGGCTTGGACTGGCGTGGTGGCAAGGGCGACTGGGGATTGCCATTCCCGCCGCATTGGTGGGTGGCGGGGTCTTGCTGGCAATTTACCTTTTTTATCTCTATGTGCGCCGTATCGAGGCGCTGGGATTGGGTGACGTGAAAATGATGGCCATGATTGGTGCATTCAGTGACATTCCGACGGTTTTCCTCTCTATTTTCGGCGGGTCGGTATTGGGATTAGTTGCCGCTGGACTCTACATGCTGAAACTGCGGACATTTTCGCTGCAACTTAAAATACCGTTTGGGCCTTTCCTTGCTGCTGGAGCCATTATTGGCCTCCTACAGTGGCAATAA